The proteins below come from a single Aegilops tauschii subsp. strangulata cultivar AL8/78 chromosome 6, Aet v6.0, whole genome shotgun sequence genomic window:
- the LOC109763136 gene encoding G-type lectin S-receptor-like serine/threonine-protein kinase LECRK1 yields the protein MRDDGNFVLFGADGTVVWQTFESPTDTLVAGQDLVPAAQLFSGVSDTNKAVGKYQLTNQQQDSNLVLYPVGTPNDAASSYWNTGTFDLGFTLILRLDTSGLLYQVNNDGSFTKNLTQPGALKAGEQANYRLTLDPDGVLRLYRHAFVSGGASNTTVAWSALTGRCLVHGVCGYKSYCVLDQDRPSCLCPHGFDFVNASNSALGCTVNSGDCKGGQQQDTVDFSVKFMSNMEWADIPYEVVGKATSAADCMTACMADCLCVAVLQDADKGTCSKQQLPLRYGRRGGRYTLFVKTAGAATNGSKPIGRTTIIMLVCIGILAFVALSAFTASGWLLHVKRRAVLRNVAPANAEAGGGEGLEEEEVAPLRSYSYQEMERATYCFRDPVGRGAFGTVFKGALRNCEKAIAVKRLEKLVEDGEREFQREVRAIRRTSHRNLVRLLGFCHEGAHRLLVYEFMSNGSVADLLFRGASTPSWSDCLGIALDVARGLHYLHDELSSRVTHCDVKPQNILIDAAGTAKIADFRLAKLLQPNQTRTFTGVRGTRGYLAPEWYRGTGPVTAKVDVYS from the coding sequence ATGCGCGATGACGGCAACTTTGTGTTGTTCGGCGCTGACGGCACGGTGGTGTGGCAGACGTTTGAGTCCCCAACGGACACCCTGGTCGCCGGGCAGGACCTCGTGCCCGCGGCGCAGCTCTTCTCCGGCGTGTCTGACACCAACAAGGCCGTCGGGAAGTACCAGCTCACCAACCAGCAACAGGACAGCAACCTGGTGTTGTACCCGGTGGGCACGCCGAACGACGCAGCCTCGTCGTACTGGAACACGGGGACGTTCGATTTGGGTTTCACCCTCATCTTGCGCCTTGATACCAGTGGCCTGCTCTACCAGGTGAACAACGATGGCAGCTTTACCAAGAACCTGACACAGCCTGGGGCCTTAAAAGCGGGAGAGCAAGCCAACTACCGACTCACGCTTGATCCCGATGGAGTTCTGCGTTTGTACCGCCATGCCTTCGTGTCTGGCGGTGCGTCCAATACCACCGTCGCCTGGAGCGCTCTGACCGGTCGGTGCCTTGTCCATGGCGTTTGTGGGTACAAGAGCTACTGTGTCCTCGATCAGGATCGGCCTAGCTGTTTGTGCCCGCATGGTTTCGATTTTGTCAACGCGAGCAATTCGGCGCTCGGTTGCACGGTGAACTCCGGCGACTGTAAAggagggcagcaacaagataCTGTAGACTTCTCCGTGAAGTTCATGTCAAACATGGAGTGGGCGGACATACCGTACGAGGTGGTGGGCAAGGCCACGAGCGCGGCAGACTGCATGACGGCATGCATGGCCGACTGCTTGTGCGTCGCAGTACTGCAGGACGCGGACAAAGGCACGTGCAGCAAGCAGCAGCTCCCTTTGCGGTATGGCCGCCGTGGAGGCAGATACACGCTGTTCGTCAAGACCGCGGGAGCGGCGACAAACGGCAGCAAACCCATCGGGCGCACGACCATCATCATGTTGGTTTGCATCGGCATCCTAGCATTTGTCGCGTTGTCGGCCTTCACTGCATCCGGGTGGCTACTCCACGTGAAACGGAGGGCCGTGCTCCGGAACGTGGCACCCGCAAacgcggaggccggcggcggcgaaggcttggaggaggaggaggtggcgccccTGAGGTCATACAGCTACCAGGAGATGGAGCGCGCCACGTACTGCTTCCGTGACCCGGTGGGCCGTGGTGCGTTCGGCACGGTGTTCAAAGGTGCGCTGCGCAACTGCGAGAAGGCTATCGCTGTGAAGCGGCTGGAGAAGCTCGTGGAGGACGGCGAACGGGAGTTCCAGAGAGAGGTGCGCGCCATCAGGCGGACGAGCCACCGCAACCTGGTCCGCCTCCTCGGCTTCTGTCACGAGGGCGCGCACCGCCTCCTGGTGTACGAGTTCATGAGCAACGGCTCGGTGGCCGACCTGCTCTTCAGGGGTGCCTCAACGCCTTCGTGGTCCGACTGCCTTGGCATCGCACTCGACGTGGCCCGGGGCCTGCACTACCTCCACGACGAGCTTAGCAGCCGCGTGACCCACTGTGACGTCAAGCCGCAGAACATCCTCATAGACGCAGCCGGCACGGCCAAGATCGCCGACTTCAGGCTTGCCAAACTGCTCCAACCTAATCAGACACGCACTTTCACCGGTGTCCGCGGCACGCGTGGGTACCTGGCCCCCGAGTGGTACAGGGGCACGGGCCCTGTCACGGCGAAGGTTGATGTGTACAGCTAG
- the LOC109763135 gene encoding uncharacterized protein yields the protein MDSDLEYIYEQYVESFNGSSDEEEYSDEKAMMQTVLKDAERAKEHILNSKGSIMGHRVLNRNRARRHLTPMADYFAPDALFADYFCRRFRMRKTVFDCLYHGVRSYDDYFILKKDVVGTIDFSGYQKCTTALQMLVYGTTADSWDEYLWMHESTYGDAMVMFATAVVEVFGPQYLRESTMAHTERLLIISEARGWPGLLGSLDCMHWNWKDCMKALQGQYQGRVKKLTIILEAVAS from the coding sequence ATGGATTCCGatttggagtacatatacgagcaGTATGTTGAGTCCTTCAATGGCTCGTCGGACGAGGAGGAGTACTCCGATGAGAAGGCGATGATGCAGACGGTCCTTAAAGACGCGGAGCGTGCGAAGGAGCATATTCTCAATTCCAAGGGCTCAATCATGGGTCATCGAGTGCTCAACCGCAACAGGGCGCGCAGACATTTGACACCGATGGCCGACTACTTTGCCCCCGATGCACTATTTGCCGACTATTTTTGCCGGCGTTTTCGGATGCGCAAGACCGTCTTCGATTGTTTGTACCATGGCGTCCGGTCCTACGATGACTACTTCATCCTAAAAAAGGACGTCGTGGGAACGATTGACTTCTCTGGTTACCAGAAGTGCACGACTGCACTCCAGATGCTTGTATATGGCACGACCGCTGATTCGTGGGACGAGTACCTATGGATGCATGAGAGCACATACGGAGATGCCATGGTCATGTTTGCAACTGCCGTGGTCGAGGTGTTTGGACCTCAATACCTGAGAGAATCAACTATGGCACACACCGAGAGGCTCCTGATAATCTCAGAAGCAAGAGGGTGGCCAGGTTTGCTTGGATCTcttgactgcatgcattggaattGGAAGGACTGCATGAAGGCTTTACAAGGGCAATATCAGGGGCGTGTTAAGAAGCTCACCATCATTCTTGAAGCAGTTGCATCATAG